CTTCGAGGACGAGCACAGACGCACCTTGAGCCTGGTCGAGGAAACGCTCAGCGCGGAGAGCGTGGGCCAGGGCACTCACGAGCACGGTTTCCAGTTCCTGCGCGCACCAGCCATCCAGTTGCCGAACATTCACAGTGTGCACCGCCCAGACCTGTTGGTGACCAACGAGGACGGCGATCCTCTGCTGGCCGTGGAGGTGGCGACCGAAAGCACCGCGCACCAGGAACGCGGTTGGAAAATCGGCGCCTACGCCAACGCGCGGGTTCCCGTGTACCTGCTGATCGACCGCTGGGACGGCGAGTTCACCAATGCCGGGGTCTACTGGTTCTCTGATCCCGGGGACGGCTACTTCCGGCGCCTGACCAAAGTCCCGTTCGGGGACACACTCCACCTGCCGGAGCCGTTCGATCTGACGCTCGATACAGGTGAGTTCCCCGCGTAACAAGGAGACACCTCGGGCCCCGCACCTGTGACAGGTGCGGGGCCCGAGGTTCAACAGGCAGGGGTCAGCCGGTGTTCTGCAACCCCGCGGCCACTCCGTTGACCGAGAGCAGGAGCAGTCGCTCCAGGTGCTGACTGTCCTGGTCGGACAGGGAGTCCGACTCCTCGCCGCGCAGGGCTTCCAGGGCGCGGAGCTGGAGGTGGCTGAGCGCGTCCACGTACGGGTTGCGCAGGTCCACGGCGCGGGAGAGGATCGCGCGGTTCTCCAGGAGGCGGTCGTGGCCGGTCACCTTGAGGACGAGTTCGCGGGTGCGGTCGTACTCGCCCAGGACCGTCTCGGTGAGTTCGGGCCGCCCGCCCAGGGCCAGGTAGCGCTCGGCGATGGTGCGGTCGGTCTTGGCCAGGCTCATCTCCGCGTTGTCCAGCAGCGAGGCGAACAGCGGCCACTCCCGGTAGGCGGCTTGGAGGGCCGACAGGTCGTCCACGGCGGCCAGGCCGGTGCCCAGGCCGTACCAGCCGGGGAGGTTGACCCGGGTCTGGGTCCAGGCGAACACCCACGGGATAGCGCGCAGGTCCCCGAGGCCCTTGGCCGCGCCGCGGCGGGCGGGCCTGGAGCCCAGGCGCAGTTCGCCGAGTTCCTCCAGGGGGCTGACCCGGGAGAACCACACCGCGAAGTCCTCGGTGTTGATCAGCGACAGGTAGGTCCCCTGGGCCGCGGCCGCGATCGTGTCCGCGTAGGGGCGGTAGCGCTCGGCGGCGGCGCGTTCGCGCTCCTGGACGGTGTCGGTGGAGGCCATCAGGACGGCGTGGCCGACCTGTTCGATGTGGCGGCGGCCGATGGCGGCCTGGCCGTAGCGGGCGAAGATGACCTCGCCCTGTTCGGTGACCTTGAAACGGCCGCCGACCGAACCCGGTGCCTGGGCGAGCAGGGCCCGGCTGGCCGGGCCACCGCCACGGCCCAGGGAGCCGCCCCGGCCGTGGAAGAGGGTGAGGACCACGTCGTTCTCGCTGGCCCAGGCGGACAGCCGGGCCTGGGCGTCGTACAGCCGCAGGGTGGCGCTGACCGGCCCCACGTCCTTGGCGGAGTCGCTGTAGCCGAGCATGACCTCCACGCGGCGGTCGTTGTCGGCCAGGCGCTGGCGGACCGGCGGGAGTTCGAGCATCCCGGCCAGGACCCCGGGAGAGGCCTCGAGGTCGGCGCCGGTCTCGAAGAGCGGGATGACGTCCAGGACCGGCACGCGCTTGGGTGGCAGGGCGTGGGTGGCCAGCTTGTAGACGGCCTCGATGTCCTGGGCCGACCGGGTGAAGCTGACGATGTAGCGGCGGCAGGCCTCCACGCCGAAGCGCTCCTGAATCCAGGAGATGGTCCGGATGGTGTTGAGGACCTCCTCGGTGCGCTCCGAGAGGGGGCCGCCCGCCTCGACTTCGGCGAGCGCGGCGGCGTGGACCTCGCTGTGCTGGCGGACCTCCAGTTCGGCCAGGTGGAAGCCGAAGGTCTCGGTCTGCCAGATCAGGTGCTGGAGTTCGCCGTAGGCCTGTCGGCTGGCACCGGCGGCGGCCAGGGAGTCCTGGACCAGGCGCAGGTCGGCGAGGAACTCGTCGGAGTCGGCGTAGGCGAGGTCGGCGTCGCGTTCGCGGGTGGCGAGCAGGCGGGCGGTGGCCAGGAGCAGCAGCTGGCGGTGGGGTTCGTTGGGTGAGCGCTGGGTGATCTCGCCCATCAGGGTGGGGTGTCCGGCCTTGGCCTGGGAGACCGTGTCCAGCAACGCGGGGCTGGCCGGGGTGAGGTTGGAGTAGGCGGTGAGGGTGCGGGCGAGCTTGCCACAGGTGGTCTCCAGGCCGCGCAGGATGTGCTCGGACTGGATGGTCATGGCCTCGCGGGTGACCTCGTGGGTGACGAAGGGGTTGCCGTCGCGGTCGCCGCCGATCCAGGTGCCGTAGCGCACGAAGGGCCTGGCTCGGGGCGGGCGGGTGCCGGTCCCCTCGGGGTCGATGGCGCTGTCCAGCGTCCGGTAGACCTCCGGGATGATCGCGAAGATCGTCTCGTCGAAGGCGGCCAGGGCGGTGCGCACCTCGTCGAGCGGGTCGAGCTTGGTGTAGCGCAGCTGCGAGGTGCGCCAGAGCAGGTCGATCTCCTCCAGGAGGCGGCGGTGCGCCTCAGCGGCGGCGCCGCTGCCCTCGTGGGAGGCGTGCCAGGCGTCCAGCTGGGCGCTGATCCGCAGGATGGAGGTGGAGACGGCACGGCGGCGGGCCTCGGTGGGGTGAGCGGTGAGCACCGGGTGGAACTCCATGCCCTCGACCAGTTCGGCCAGGCGCTCCTCGCCGCCGTCGGTCTCGCGGATGGCGCGCACGGCGGCGGCCAGGGACTCGCGGGACGGGTTGGCGGCGTCGTCGCGTTCGCGCAGGGCGCGCATCCGCTGGTGTTCCTCGGCCAGGTTGGCCAGGTGGAAGTAGACCGTGAAGGCGCGGGCGACCTGCTTGGCGCGCTCCAGGGGCCAGGCGGCGACGAGCTCGGTGATCTCCTCGGTGGTGACGGAGCCGTCGCGGGCGCCGATCACCGCGTGTCGGAGTTTCTCGACATCGGCGAGCAGATCCTCACCGCCGCTTTCGGCGAGGACCGTTCCGAGCATCTCACCGAGCAGCTTGACGTCATTCCTGAGCTGTTCGGGGACTTCCTGCCGGGCACTGTCACGTTCTGCGCTTACCGCTGTCATGGGGCCGACCTTACCGAGATCGTCCCTGGCGGCGTGCGTGCGGGGGTGGATTTACCGTGGTTATGCCCGAGCGTTAACAATTGTGGCCCGGCGGGGACAATTCACATTGACTCACGGTTATCCGGCGTTTCGGAGCGCCTTTTACACCCCGGCTTCCTCCCTGATCGCGGCTGGACACCCGAGCCGCACAGGGGCACACCTACTGACGAGTAACCCAGGCCGCGTGAAGGCGCGTGAGACCCCCGAAGCTAACCTGAGCTGTTATGGCCACCGAAGCCCCTGAACCGCTGTCCGCGGCTGAGATCGACATCCACACGACCGCTGGCAAGCTCGACGACCTGCGGCGACGCAGGTACGAAGCCGTACACGCCGGGTCCGAGCGAGCCGTCGAGAAGCAGCACGCCAAAGGCAAGATGACCGCACGCGAGCGGATCGACGCACTGCTCGATCCGGGTTCGTTCGTCGAGTTCGACGCGCTGGCCCGGCACCGCTCGACCAACTTCGGCCTGGACGCCAACCGCCCCTACGGGGACGGCGTCGTGACCGGCCACGGAACCGTCGACGGCCGTCCCGTCGCCGTGTTCAGCCAGGACGTCACCGTCTTCGGCGGCTCACTGGGCGAGGTCTACGGTGAGAAGATCTGTAAGGTCCTCGACCACGCCCTCACCAACGGCTGCCCCGTGGTGGGCATCAACGAGGGCGGCGGCGCGCGCATCCAGGAGGGTGTGGTGGCGCTCGGCCTGTACGCGGAGATCTTCAAACGCAACACCCACGCCTCCGGTGTCATCCCGCAGATCTCCCTGATCATGGGCGCCACCGCGGGAGGACACGTCTACTCCCCCGCCCTCACCGACTTCGTGGTGATGGTCGACGAGACCTCCCAGATGTTCATCACCGGCCCCGACGTCATCAAGACCGTCACCGGCGAGGACGTCTCCATGGAGGAGCTCGGCGGTGCCAACACCCACGCCAGCAAGTCGGGGGTGGCGCACTACCGGGGCGCCGACGAGCAGGACGCCATCGACTACGTGAAGGCGCTGCTGTCGCATCTGCCGGACAACAACCTCGAGGAGGCCCCGCTCGTGGCCCCCGAGGACGACCCCGGCGACGAGCTCACCGACACCGACCTGGCCCTAGACGCGTTCATCCCGGACTCGGCCAACCAGCCCTACGACATCAAGCAGGTCATCGAATCCGTCCTGGACGACGGCGACTTCCTCGAGGTACACGGCCAGTTCGCCACCAACATCGTGGTAGGCTACGGCCGGGTGGACGGCCGGTCCGTGGGCATCGTCGCCAACCAGCCGATGAGCTTCGCGGGCTGCCTGGACATCGACGCCTCCGAGAAGGCCGCGCGGTTCGTCCGCACCTGCGACGCCTTCAACGTCCCGGTACTGACCTTCGTGGACGTGCCCGGCTTCCTGCCCGGCACCGACCAGGAGTGGGACGGCATCATCCGCCGCGGCGCCAAGCTCCTGTACGCCTACGCCGAGGCCACGGTTCCGCTGATCACCGTCATCACCCGCAAGGCCTTCGGCGGCGCCTACGACGTGATGGGTTCCAAGCACCTGGGCGCCGACGTCAACCTGGCCTGGCCCACGGCGCAGATCGCGGTCATGGGCGCCCAGGGCGCGGTGAACATCCTGCACCGGCGCACGCTCGCCGCGGCAGACGACGTCGAGGCCGAGCGGGCCCGGCTGGTCGGCGAGTACGAGGACACCCTGCTGAACCCGTACTCGGCGGCAGAACGCGGCTACGTGGACGGGGTCATCCTGCCCTCCGAGACCCGGGTGCAGGTCACCAAGGCGCTGAAGGCGCTGCGCAACAAGCGCAAGCAGCTGCCGCCCAAGAAGCACGGGAACATCCCGCTGTGAGCGCGCCGACCGACCCGCGAAAGAACGCGCCGCACCTGGCCGTGGTGCGCGGTGAGCCCACCGAGGAGGAAATCGCCGTGCTCACCGCCCTGCTCACCGCCCGCGCGGCGGCCGCCCGGGCCGCCGCCGAGGCACCCGGGCCCGAGCGTCCCGTCTCCGGGTGGCGGGGCCGTTCTCGCGGTATGCGCACCCCGTTGCGTCCCGGCCCCGGCGCCTGGCGCCTGAGCACGAGATGACCTCTGCCGTGCTCTCCCGTTTCCTAGACTCTTCGTCGAGCGGTCGGCGCGTGACCCGCTCCACGCTCCAGCTGGAGGATTTCCACCGTGCGTAAAGTTCTGATCGCCAACCGCGGCGAGATCGCCGTGCGCATCGCCCGCGCCTGCCGCGACGCCGGGATCGCCAGCGTCGCCGTCTACGCCGAACCCGACCTGGACGCCCTGCACGTCAAGGTCGCCGACCAGGCCCACAGCCTGGGCGGCTCCACCCCGGCCGACTCCTACCTGGACATCGGCAAACTCCTGGCCATCGCCGCGGAGTCCGGTGCGGACGCCGTGCACCCCGGGTACGGGTTCCTGGCCGAGAACGCCGACTTCGCCCAGGCCGTCATCGACGCCGGGCTGACCTGGATCGGCCCGCCCCCCGCCGCGATCACCGCGCTCGGCGACAAGGTGCAGGCCCGCCACATCGCGCAGAAGGTCGGCGCACCGCTGGTCGCGGGCACCCCCGACCCGGTGGAGTCAGCTGAGGAGGTCGTGGCCTTCGCCGAGCAGCACGGTCTGCCGATCGCGATCAAGGCCGCCTTCGGCGGCGGCGGGCGCGGGCTCAAGGTCGCCTACACCCTGGAGGAGGTCGCCGACGCCTATGAGTCGGCGGTGCGTGAGGCGGTGACCGCGTTCGGTCGGGGCGAGTGCTTCGTGGAGCGCTACCTGGACAAGCCGCGGCACGTGGAGACCCAGTGCCTGGCCGACTCCCACGGCAACGTCGTGGTGGTCTCCACCCGCGACTGCTCGCTCCAGCGCCGCCACCAGAAGCTGGTGGAGGAGGCCCCCGCCCCCTTCCTGTCCGACGATCAGATGCAGCGGCTGTACGCCTCCTCCAAGGCCATCCTCAAGGAGGCGGGCTATGTGGGTGCGGGCACCTGCGAGTTCCTGGTCGGAGTGGACGGCACCATCTCCTTCCTGGAGGTCAACACCCGCCTGCAGGTCGAGCATCCGGTGAGCGAGGAGGTCACCGGGATCGACCTGGTCCGCGAGATGTTCCGGATCGCCGACGGCGAGGCCCTGGGCTACGACGACCCCGAGATCCGAGGGCACTCCTTCGAGTTCCGGATCAACGCCGAGGACGCCGGACGCAACTTCATGCCCGCCCCCGGCACCATCACCTCCTTCAACCTGCCCGGCGGGCCCGGGGTGCGGGTGGACACCGGCTGTGAGGCGGGGTTCACCGTCCCCCAGGCCTTCGACTCGATGGTCGCCAAGCTGATCGTGACCGGCCGCACCCGTGCCGAGGCGCTCCAGCGCTCCAAGCGGGCGCTGGCCGAGTTCGAGGTCGGCGGCATGCCCACGGTGATCCCCTTCCACCAGACCGTCGTCGAGGACCCGGCGTTCGCTCCGGCCGACCCCGCCCAGCCGTTCGGGGTGTACACCCGGTGGATCGAGACCGAGTTCGACAACCAGATCGCCCCCTGGTCCGGTGAGCCCGGAACCGCGGAGCCGGCAGAGCGCGAGACCGTGACCGTCGAGGTGGGCGGTAAGCGCATCGACGTGGTCCTGCCCGCCTCCCTGGGCGTCGCGGCGGCTCCGGCCGCCGGAAACGGTGGCGGTAAGAAGAAGCGCGCCGCCCGTAAGAGCGGTGGCGCGGCCGCGGCCAGCGGTGACTCGCTGGTCTCGCCGATGCAGGGCACCGTGGTCAAGGTCGTGGCCGCCGAGGGCCAGACCGTGGCCGAGGGCGAGACGGTGGTGGTGATCGAGGCGATGAAGATGGAGCAGCCGCTGGCCGCGCACAGGGCCGGGACCATCACCGGGTTGAAGGTCGCCCCGGGCGAGACCGTGGGCAACGGCGCGGTGGTCTGCGACATCAAGGACGCCTGACCACACGTTCGTTCCCGGTGCAGGGGCACCGCTGAAGGGCGGTGCCCCTCATTCATCGACCGCGGAGACCGGCCAGGTCGATCTCGATGTCGACGGGCACCGTGGTCTTGAGAACTCCACGGTGGATCGAGGGCCTGCCGTAGCGACCGCTGGCCGGATCCAATTCATGGACGTAGACCACCGCTTCGTCCCCGTCCTGTTCCACGCGCCAGAAGTGCGGGATGCCGGCACGGGCGTAGAGCTCTGGTTTACGTTCCCTGTCCCGGATCTCCGACTCCGGCGAGACGACCTCCACAGCCAACCGCACCGCCGAGGGAAGAACCCAGGTCTGGTCGAACTCGTCGAGGGCATCGGTTCGCACCAACAGCAGGTCTGGTTCCGGGCGCTGTCTCTTGGCCAGTTTGACCGAGAACTCCCGTGCCACCAGCAGGTGTTCGGGGACCTGCCGGTCGAGTTCACGCTCCAACAGTTTGAGGACGAGCATGTGGAACAGTTTCTGGGGGCTCACCAGAACCAAGCTTCCGTCGATGAGTTCGGTGTGCGGCGGAAGATCCGGCATACGGTCCAGGTCGTCAGCGGTATACCCCTCCGGCGGCGGCTGGATCAGGGACCACTGGTCCGCCCTGGAGGAGACCGACTTCTCTGCCACGGTGGGAGCGGACATGTCACTGCCTCCGGTAGTCGGATCGTGCTCGTCGCCCACAGTAGCCACCCCTGTCACCCCGTAACGGTGCTTTCCACGGATTGTCTCACTTCGCCTCACCCGGCACCCGTGAGTGTTCCCCCGCCCGGGCCCTTCGACTCCGGCGCCTGCCCGGGGTGCCCCGGGCGTGATCCTCATCGCCCCCGGAAGCAGGAAGACCCAGCGCACTAGGCACTCCGACCAGCTACTCCACACAAGACGACCGGTTGTGCATGGAAAAGGTAAGGAAACCGGGCTATTGTTCTCGATCGTGACGAACATCTGGGGACTGACGCGAAGGTGGCACATCGACCTGTGCCGCTTCAACAGTCACGCGTGTAGCTAGGTCCACGCGTGCCCGTGCCTACTGCCGGGCAGCGCGCCGCTCACCCTTCCCAGGTCACCTCTCCCGGTGATGCCCGCCCTTCCCCTGCGCCGAGCACCCGCGGCCCGCCGCGCCGACCCGTGACGTCGCACGCGTGCGCCCGGCCACCCATCTCTGGAGTCTTCCTTCCGTGTCCGAGCAGACCACAGCTCCCCGACGCAAACTGCGTTTCCCCTTCGCCGCCCAGGTACTCGCCGGCCTGGTGCTGGGCATCGTCCTGGGTGTCATCGCCCTGCAGATCAGTCCGCCCCACCCCGATACCGGTGAGGCCACCAACTGGCTCGCGGTCACCCTCCAGACCATCGGCTCGACCTTCGTGGCGCTGCTGCGCACGATCGTGCCGCCGCTGATCGTCCTGGCCGTCATCTCCTCCATCGCCAACCTGCGCAACGTCGCCAACGCCGCCCGGCTGGCGTGGAAGACGCTGCTGTGGTTCGCGACCACGGCGCTGATCTCGGTGGCCATCGCGATCACCATCGGCCTGACCCTGCGCCCCGGGCTGAACAGCGGTGTGGACGAGGCGACCGCCGCGGAGCCCTCCACCACGGGCTCCTGGCTGGCCTTCATCGAGAGCATCGTCCCGGCCAACTTCCTGGGCCTGGCCGCGAACACCTCCGGCACCGTCGCCGACGACGGCTCCATCGCGGCGACCACGTCGCTGTCGTTCAACGTGCTCCAGCTGATCGTGATCGCCGTGGTCCTGGGCATCGCGGCGGTGAAGGTCGGCAAGGCCGCCGAACCGTTCATCGCGTTCACCTCCTCCACCCTGGAGGTCGTCCTCAAGGCTCTGTGGTGGGTCATCCGCCTCGCGCCGATCGGCACCGTGGGCCTGCTGGGCAACGCCGTATACAGCTACGGCTGGACCACCATCGGCGCGCTCGGGAAGTTCACCCTGGCGATCTACCTGGGCCTGGTCCTGGTGGTGTTCGTCGTCTACCCGGTGATCGCCCGCCTCAACGGCCTGTCCCCGGTCAAGTACTTCACCGGTGTGTGGCCCGCGGTCCAGCTCGGTTTCGTTTCGCGCTCCTCGCTGGGCACGCTGCCCGTCACCCAGCGCGTCGCCGAGCAGAACCTCGGCGTGCCCCGCTACTACTCCGCGTTCGCGGTCCCGTTCGGCGCCACCACCAAGATGGACGGCTGCGCCGCGATCTACCCCGCGATCTCGGCGATCTTCGTCGCCCAGTTCTTCCCCGGTATCGACCTGGGGATCACCGACTACCTGCTGATCGTGTTCGTCTCGGTGATCGGTTCCGCGGCCACCGCGGGCACTACCGGCGCGACCGTCATGCTGACCCTGACCCTGTCCACCCTGGGTCTGCCCCTGGAGGGCGTGGGCCTGCTGCTGGCCGTCGACCCGATCCTGGACATGGGCCGCACCGCCACCAACGTGGCCGGTCAGGCACTGGTCCCGGCGATCGTCGCCAAGCGCGAGGGCATCCTGGACGTGACCCGTTACCACGCCCCGCGCGGTACCACCGGTTTCGTTCCGCTGGACGAGCCCGGCACCGTCTCCGCCGAGGAGGCCGCCGCCGAGCGCGCGTCGGCCGGGGCCGAAGAGGGCGGCGAGGGCACGGACAAGGACGCCGACCTCGCCGAATCGGGTGCCAGAAGCTAACCGTTCCACCCCGCACCGCGACGGGCCCGCCGGATCCGCTCCGATCCGGCGGGCCCGTCGCGTCAGCCCTCACCGAACGCGTCCGAACAACCGGGAGACACTGGACACAGGGGCTGACCTCGGGAACTGTTCGGGGCTCCTGTTCGTCCCTGTGGTTAAGGGAGGCGAGAGGAACGACATGTTGCGCCGCTTGGTAACACCCACAGTGCTGGCTGCCGGACTCGTGGCGGGGATGGTCACCGCCGCAGCGGTTCCGGCCGCAGCCGACACCCAGACCGAACTACCCGAGACCCAGGACATCGTCGCGGAACTGGAGGACGACGGCGTCTTCGTCGACCCGTCGATCGACCAGATCCCCGCCGCTGACGAGGCCGCCCTGGAGGCCGCCGCGGCGAACGCGGACACACCCGTCTACTACGTGATCCTGCCGTCGGAGGTCGCCACCTCCGAGGCGGGGGTGAACGCCGTGATGGAACCCGTCATGGCCGAGGTCGGCGACGGGGCCTACGGAGTCCTGGGCGGAAGCGACCACTTCTACGTCACCTCACCCAACCTGGAGAGCACCGAGGCGATCAGGCAGATCGCCCTCGACGAGGGCGTCAACCCGATCGACACCCTCGCGGCCGTACCCGACGCGGTCCAGGACACCGAGACCGCCAGCGAGGCCCCGGCCGGGGGCGGCGGTTCCGGCCTGGTGCTGCTCGCCATCCTCGCGATCATCGTCGCGGCCGGCGGCTGGTACGTCTACAACAGCCGTAAGAAGCGCGAGGCCGAGAAGGCCAAGCAGCTCGAGGAGATCAAGCAGATGGCCACCGAGGACGTCGTCCGCCTCGGTGAGGACGTCGCCCGTCTGGAGATCGACCTGTCCAAGGTGGACGACGAGACCCGCAGCGACTACTCGCGGGCCATGGACTCCTACGACCAGGCCAAGTCCCTGCTGGACACCATCCAGGAACCCGAACAGGTCAAGATGGTGACCGGCGCCCTGGAGGACGGCCGCTACTACATGACCGCCACCCGGGCCCGGATGAACGGCGACCCGGTGCCCGCGCGGCGCGGTCCCTGTTTCTTCAATCCGCAGCACGGCCCGTCCAGCGAGGACGTCACCTGGGCCCCGCCCGGCGGCTCGCCCCGGTCGGTGACCGCGTGCCCGGTCTGCGCCCAGGCGGTGCGCACCGGCGGCCAGCCGGACGTGCGCATGGTCGAGGTCGACGGTGAGCGCCGCCCGTACTACGACGCGGGTCCGGCCTACTCGCCCTACGCCGGCGGCTACTTCGGCATGAACATGATGATGGGCATGTTCACCGGCATGATGATGGGCTCCATGATGGGGTCGATGATGGGCGGCGGCATGATGGGCGCCGGTGACGACATGGGCGACGGCGGCGACATGGGCGGCGGTGACTTCGACGGCGGCGGCGACTTCGGGGACTTCGGCGGCTTCGACTTCTAGCCGGTCACGGACGCGCACGAACCGCGCAGGAGGGCTCGGGCGATCTCGCCCGAGCCCTCCTGCGTTTTCTGGCTCCTGCGGCCCGCCGTGTGTCCTGCCCTTCCACACGGCGGGCCGCAGCCGCTCTCCGTCGGAGCCCCTACTCCGGGGAGGCGAGCATGAGGGAGCGCGCGGCCTCGGTGACGCTGCCGGACAGCGACGGGTACACCGAGAAGGTGTGCGCGATGTCGTCGACGGTCAGGCGCTGCTGGACCGCGATGGACACGCCCAGGATGAGTTCGCTGGCGCGCGGGCCGACGATGACGCCGCCCAGGACGATGCCGGTGTGCTGGCGGCAGATGAGCTTGACGAAGCCGTCCTTGACCTCGTTCATCTTGGCGCGCGGGTTGGTGTTCAGCGGCAGGGTGACGGTACGGCCGTCGATGCGGCCGCTGCGCACGTCGTCCTCGCTGGCTCCCACGGCGGCCAGTTCGGGGTGGGTGAACACGGTGGAGGCGACGGTGGACAGCTGCAGCGGGGACACGGCCTCGCCGAGCGCGTGCCACATGGCGATCCGGCCCTGCATGGCGGCCACAGAGGCCAGCATGTTCACGCCGGTGCAGTCACCCGCGGCGTAGACGCCGGGAACGGTGGTCCGGGAGACGCGGTCGACCTCGACGAACCCGCCCTTGCCCAGCCGGACCCCGGCCTCCTCCAGG
This DNA window, taken from Nocardiopsis exhalans, encodes the following:
- a CDS encoding dicarboxylate/amino acid:cation symporter — protein: MSEQTTAPRRKLRFPFAAQVLAGLVLGIVLGVIALQISPPHPDTGEATNWLAVTLQTIGSTFVALLRTIVPPLIVLAVISSIANLRNVANAARLAWKTLLWFATTALISVAIAITIGLTLRPGLNSGVDEATAAEPSTTGSWLAFIESIVPANFLGLAANTSGTVADDGSIAATTSLSFNVLQLIVIAVVLGIAAVKVGKAAEPFIAFTSSTLEVVLKALWWVIRLAPIGTVGLLGNAVYSYGWTTIGALGKFTLAIYLGLVLVVFVVYPVIARLNGLSPVKYFTGVWPAVQLGFVSRSSLGTLPVTQRVAEQNLGVPRYYSAFAVPFGATTKMDGCAAIYPAISAIFVAQFFPGIDLGITDYLLIVFVSVIGSAATAGTTGATVMLTLTLSTLGLPLEGVGLLLAVDPILDMGRTATNVAGQALVPAIVAKREGILDVTRYHAPRGTTGFVPLDEPGTVSAEEAAAERASAGAEEGGEGTDKDADLAESGARS
- a CDS encoding acetyl/propionyl/methylcrotonyl-CoA carboxylase subunit alpha, with amino-acid sequence MRKVLIANRGEIAVRIARACRDAGIASVAVYAEPDLDALHVKVADQAHSLGGSTPADSYLDIGKLLAIAAESGADAVHPGYGFLAENADFAQAVIDAGLTWIGPPPAAITALGDKVQARHIAQKVGAPLVAGTPDPVESAEEVVAFAEQHGLPIAIKAAFGGGGRGLKVAYTLEEVADAYESAVREAVTAFGRGECFVERYLDKPRHVETQCLADSHGNVVVVSTRDCSLQRRHQKLVEEAPAPFLSDDQMQRLYASSKAILKEAGYVGAGTCEFLVGVDGTISFLEVNTRLQVEHPVSEEVTGIDLVREMFRIADGEALGYDDPEIRGHSFEFRINAEDAGRNFMPAPGTITSFNLPGGPGVRVDTGCEAGFTVPQAFDSMVAKLIVTGRTRAEALQRSKRALAEFEVGGMPTVIPFHQTVVEDPAFAPADPAQPFGVYTRWIETEFDNQIAPWSGEPGTAEPAERETVTVEVGGKRIDVVLPASLGVAAAPAAGNGGGKKKRAARKSGGAAAASGDSLVSPMQGTVVKVVAAEGQTVAEGETVVVIEAMKMEQPLAAHRAGTITGLKVAPGETVGNGAVVCDIKDA
- a CDS encoding chemotaxis protein CheA, producing the protein MLAAGLVAGMVTAAAVPAAADTQTELPETQDIVAELEDDGVFVDPSIDQIPAADEAALEAAAANADTPVYYVILPSEVATSEAGVNAVMEPVMAEVGDGAYGVLGGSDHFYVTSPNLESTEAIRQIALDEGVNPIDTLAAVPDAVQDTETASEAPAGGGGSGLVLLAILAIIVAAGGWYVYNSRKKREAEKAKQLEEIKQMATEDVVRLGEDVARLEIDLSKVDDETRSDYSRAMDSYDQAKSLLDTIQEPEQVKMVTGALEDGRYYMTATRARMNGDPVPARRGPCFFNPQHGPSSEDVTWAPPGGSPRSVTACPVCAQAVRTGGQPDVRMVEVDGERRPYYDAGPAYSPYAGGYFGMNMMMGMFTGMMMGSMMGSMMGGGMMGAGDDMGDGGDMGGGDFDGGGDFGDFGGFDF
- a CDS encoding Uma2 family endonuclease encodes the protein MSAPTVAEKSVSSRADQWSLIQPPPEGYTADDLDRMPDLPPHTELIDGSLVLVSPQKLFHMLVLKLLERELDRQVPEHLLVAREFSVKLAKRQRPEPDLLLVRTDALDEFDQTWVLPSAVRLAVEVVSPESEIRDRERKPELYARAGIPHFWRVEQDGDEAVVYVHELDPASGRYGRPSIHRGVLKTTVPVDIEIDLAGLRGR
- a CDS encoding Uma2 family endonuclease, whose protein sequence is MTDENPGELTPESSHWEVVLRAWEELDLPEGWRAEIIEGVIHISSPFEDEHRRTLSLVEETLSAESVGQGTHEHGFQFLRAPAIQLPNIHSVHRPDLLVTNEDGDPLLAVEVATESTAHQERGWKIGAYANARVPVYLLIDRWDGEFTNAGVYWFSDPGDGYFRRLTKVPFGDTLHLPEPFDLTLDTGEFPA
- a CDS encoding phosphoenolpyruvate carboxylase, with the protein product MTAVSAERDSARQEVPEQLRNDVKLLGEMLGTVLAESGGEDLLADVEKLRHAVIGARDGSVTTEEITELVAAWPLERAKQVARAFTVYFHLANLAEEHQRMRALRERDDAANPSRESLAAAVRAIRETDGGEERLAELVEGMEFHPVLTAHPTEARRRAVSTSILRISAQLDAWHASHEGSGAAAEAHRRLLEEIDLLWRTSQLRYTKLDPLDEVRTALAAFDETIFAIIPEVYRTLDSAIDPEGTGTRPPRARPFVRYGTWIGGDRDGNPFVTHEVTREAMTIQSEHILRGLETTCGKLARTLTAYSNLTPASPALLDTVSQAKAGHPTLMGEITQRSPNEPHRQLLLLATARLLATRERDADLAYADSDEFLADLRLVQDSLAAAGASRQAYGELQHLIWQTETFGFHLAELEVRQHSEVHAAALAEVEAGGPLSERTEEVLNTIRTISWIQERFGVEACRRYIVSFTRSAQDIEAVYKLATHALPPKRVPVLDVIPLFETGADLEASPGVLAGMLELPPVRQRLADNDRRVEVMLGYSDSAKDVGPVSATLRLYDAQARLSAWASENDVVLTLFHGRGGSLGRGGGPASRALLAQAPGSVGGRFKVTEQGEVIFARYGQAAIGRRHIEQVGHAVLMASTDTVQERERAAAERYRPYADTIAAAAQGTYLSLINTEDFAVWFSRVSPLEELGELRLGSRPARRGAAKGLGDLRAIPWVFAWTQTRVNLPGWYGLGTGLAAVDDLSALQAAYREWPLFASLLDNAEMSLAKTDRTIAERYLALGGRPELTETVLGEYDRTRELVLKVTGHDRLLENRAILSRAVDLRNPYVDALSHLQLRALEALRGEESDSLSDQDSQHLERLLLLSVNGVAAGLQNTG
- a CDS encoding acyl-CoA carboxylase subunit epsilon; translation: MSAPTDPRKNAPHLAVVRGEPTEEEIAVLTALLTARAAAARAAAEAPGPERPVSGWRGRSRGMRTPLRPGPGAWRLSTR
- a CDS encoding acyl-CoA carboxylase subunit beta produces the protein MATEAPEPLSAAEIDIHTTAGKLDDLRRRRYEAVHAGSERAVEKQHAKGKMTARERIDALLDPGSFVEFDALARHRSTNFGLDANRPYGDGVVTGHGTVDGRPVAVFSQDVTVFGGSLGEVYGEKICKVLDHALTNGCPVVGINEGGGARIQEGVVALGLYAEIFKRNTHASGVIPQISLIMGATAGGHVYSPALTDFVVMVDETSQMFITGPDVIKTVTGEDVSMEELGGANTHASKSGVAHYRGADEQDAIDYVKALLSHLPDNNLEEAPLVAPEDDPGDELTDTDLALDAFIPDSANQPYDIKQVIESVLDDGDFLEVHGQFATNIVVGYGRVDGRSVGIVANQPMSFAGCLDIDASEKAARFVRTCDAFNVPVLTFVDVPGFLPGTDQEWDGIIRRGAKLLYAYAEATVPLITVITRKAFGGAYDVMGSKHLGADVNLAWPTAQIAVMGAQGAVNILHRRTLAAADDVEAERARLVGEYEDTLLNPYSAAERGYVDGVILPSETRVQVTKALKALRNKRKQLPPKKHGNIPL